In one Alphaproteobacteria bacterium SS10 genomic region, the following are encoded:
- a CDS encoding OmpA family protein, with protein sequence MKFKNLIGAFAGITLLAGCAAATSINDVEKLNDTAAVGSEFTRALASEYRELANFEQFEMFDYRDARYHAAKGLAAASGEVVLPSELSERYIEAADAGELSAARGRLMSVFNRDARNLFPNEAAVAQTRFDCWLEQLEEGFQLDHIRACREEFRAALAAIEDKLNAGPAVAAASPDRFIVFFGFDSVEIPASAASILANAARVIGDSDGAVVDIVGHADTSGAAAYNQALSERRAAAVQSALSSRGIDVGSMTTSGRGERALLVETPDGTREPSNRRAEIILR encoded by the coding sequence ATGAAATTCAAGAATTTGATCGGTGCCTTCGCTGGCATCACCTTGCTTGCCGGTTGTGCTGCTGCAACCAGCATCAACGACGTTGAGAAGCTCAACGACACCGCTGCTGTTGGTAGCGAGTTCACCCGCGCACTCGCTAGCGAGTACCGTGAGCTGGCTAACTTCGAGCAATTCGAAATGTTCGATTACCGCGATGCCCGCTACCACGCCGCTAAAGGCCTGGCTGCTGCTTCCGGTGAAGTTGTTCTGCCATCCGAGCTGAGCGAGCGTTACATCGAAGCCGCTGACGCTGGTGAGCTTTCCGCTGCTCGCGGTCGCCTGATGTCAGTGTTCAACCGCGATGCCCGCAACCTGTTCCCGAACGAAGCTGCGGTTGCACAAACCCGCTTTGATTGCTGGCTCGAGCAGCTGGAAGAAGGCTTCCAGCTCGACCACATCCGCGCTTGCCGTGAAGAGTTCCGCGCTGCACTGGCTGCGATCGAAGACAAGCTGAATGCTGGCCCAGCTGTTGCTGCTGCTTCACCTGACCGCTTCATCGTCTTCTTCGGCTTTGACAGCGTTGAGATCCCAGCTAGCGCTGCCAGCATCCTGGCGAACGCTGCCCGGGTGATCGGCGACAGCGACGGCGCAGTTGTCGACATCGTTGGCCACGCTGACACCTCCGGTGCTGCTGCTTACAACCAGGCCCTGTCTGAGCGTCGCGCAGCTGCGGTTCAATCCGCTCTGTCCTCACGCGGTATTGATGTTGGCTCCATGACCACCTCTGGTCGTGGTGAGCGTGCCCTGCTGGTGGAAACCCCAGACGGCACCCGTGAGCCATCCAACCGTCGCGCTGAAATCATCCTGCGCTAA
- a CDS encoding alpha/beta hydrolase, giving the protein MASLFEGFESAFQQVGDVTLHYRRAGSGPPLVLLHGYPETHVMWHKIAPILAEDFTVILPDLRGYGDSDKPAGGPKNGDPSHLFYAKRQMAADIVGLMDALDIGRFDLVGHDRGARVAHRLCLDHTDRVRRVAFLDIVPTHAIFTGTDQAIATGFYHWFFLIQPSPLPETMIGRDPAWWLRAKLAAWAESFDSFDPAAVAEYERCFADPAAIHASCEDYRAGATSDLEHDAADFGQNLVTCPALVLWGQGFIGKRFEVMPLWQRYATDLRGQALNCGHFLPEEAPTDTLLSLKQFLTSSNP; this is encoded by the coding sequence ATGGCGTCGCTTTTCGAGGGTTTTGAAAGCGCGTTTCAACAGGTGGGGGATGTAACCCTCCATTATCGGCGGGCCGGGTCCGGCCCACCCCTGGTGCTGCTGCATGGATATCCCGAAACCCATGTGATGTGGCACAAGATTGCCCCGATCCTGGCCGAGGATTTCACCGTCATCCTGCCTGACCTGCGGGGCTATGGGGATAGTGACAAGCCTGCGGGTGGTCCAAAGAACGGCGATCCTTCCCACCTCTTTTACGCCAAACGACAGATGGCCGCCGATATCGTCGGCCTTATGGATGCGTTGGACATCGGGCGATTTGACCTGGTGGGTCATGACCGGGGCGCGCGGGTCGCGCACCGGCTATGCCTCGATCATACCGATCGGGTCAGGCGCGTGGCCTTTCTCGACATTGTCCCCACACATGCGATCTTCACCGGCACGGATCAGGCCATCGCCACTGGCTTCTATCACTGGTTCTTCCTAATCCAGCCGAGCCCCCTGCCAGAGACCATGATCGGCCGTGATCCAGCTTGGTGGCTGCGGGCCAAGCTTGCGGCCTGGGCTGAAAGTTTCGACAGCTTCGACCCCGCCGCCGTGGCGGAGTATGAGCGGTGTTTTGCTGACCCGGCCGCCATTCACGCCAGTTGTGAGGATTACCGCGCCGGGGCAACCAGTGACCTTGAGCATGACGCCGCTGATTTCGGCCAGAACCTCGTCACCTGCCCCGCCCTGGTGCTTTGGGGGCAAGGCTTCATCGGTAAGCGTTTTGAGGTGATGCCACTTTGGCAGCGCTATGCCACTGATTTACGGGGGCAGGCTCTCAACTGCGGTCACTTCCTGCCAGAGGAAGCGCCGACCGATACCCTGCTCAGCTTGAAGCAGTTCCTAACCAGCTCAAACCCGTGA
- a CDS encoding thioredoxin family protein, which produces MALLHSPAAENGLIGPDFALPDLQGDTVTRDGVMGEHGLVVAFICNHCPYVKAIIDGLVSDAKELQEAGIGVVAIMPNDFRSYPDDAPDKMAAFAKQHGFTFPYLLDEDQSVARAYDAVCTPDFFGLDGNGQLAYRGRLDSRRNPNESDRGQLELRDAMLALGKGENPPEAQMPSMGCSIKWRIS; this is translated from the coding sequence CCGCTGAAAACGGCTTGATCGGCCCTGATTTTGCCCTGCCGGATCTTCAAGGGGACACCGTCACCCGGGATGGTGTGATGGGCGAGCACGGGCTCGTCGTGGCCTTTATCTGCAATCACTGCCCCTATGTGAAGGCGATCATCGATGGTCTGGTGAGTGACGCGAAGGAACTTCAGGAGGCTGGTATCGGCGTGGTTGCCATCATGCCGAATGACTTCCGATCCTACCCTGATGATGCGCCGGATAAGATGGCGGCCTTCGCCAAGCAACACGGCTTCACCTTTCCCTACCTGCTTGATGAGGATCAGTCGGTCGCCCGGGCCTATGACGCGGTTTGCACACCCGATTTCTTTGGTTTGGACGGGAATGGACAGCTGGCCTATCGCGGCCGCCTGGATAGCCGCCGCAACCCAAATGAAAGCGACCGTGGGCAGCTTGAGCTGCGCGATGCCATGCTGGCCTTAGGCAAAGGCGAGAACCCACCAGAGGCACAGATGCCCTCCATGGGCTGCTCTATCAAATGGCGGATTAGCTAA
- a CDS encoding N-acetyltransferase → MIGRDDGETSMIKLLDVVAERPSHGAAIERLNDRAFGPNRLTKTAYRFRDGIPPIAPLGFVIEPPDAPGSGEVAASIRFWPAVLPDGSVSALLGPIAVQSDLRGTGYGSRLIHHGLMRARALGYPAVVLVGDRPYYVQFGFSAELMDGLRLPGPVDRSRLLGLEFTAGVLDHQAGLIRPMAADNSQASRV, encoded by the coding sequence ATGATCGGCCGGGATGACGGCGAGACGTCGATGATCAAATTGCTGGATGTGGTGGCTGAGCGGCCTAGCCATGGCGCCGCAATTGAACGGCTGAATGACCGTGCCTTTGGCCCCAATCGCCTTACCAAGACGGCTTATAGGTTTCGCGATGGCATCCCGCCAATTGCGCCGCTTGGCTTTGTCATTGAGCCACCGGATGCGCCCGGCTCGGGCGAGGTGGCGGCCAGCATTCGATTTTGGCCAGCAGTTTTACCGGATGGTTCGGTTTCCGCGCTACTAGGCCCAATTGCGGTGCAAAGTGACCTGCGTGGTACGGGCTATGGCAGCCGATTGATCCACCATGGCCTGATGCGCGCCCGGGCCCTGGGTTACCCCGCCGTGGTTCTGGTTGGGGATCGGCCCTATTACGTCCAATTTGGCTTTAGTGCTGAGTTAATGGATGGGTTGCGGCTACCGGGTCCGGTTGATCGCTCCCGGCTGTTGGGTCTCGAATTCACCGCTGGCGTGCTGGACCACCAGGCTGGTTTGATCCGCCCTATGGCCGCCGATAACAGTCAGGCCTCACGGGTTTGA